In the genome of Meles meles chromosome 4, mMelMel3.1 paternal haplotype, whole genome shotgun sequence, one region contains:
- the TMPPE gene encoding transmembrane protein with metallophosphoesterase domain, with amino-acid sequence MAIFRQLSLGAKAALAAGTVFVSMIVSRSYLAGSLELRAWRWLFRLQLALFANSLMLIGSLYIWRSAVSNLSHSPAAESTCFQLWKMAVVAFLALAHSSFFTMLFLVAEEPYLFSLAAYSCLGAYIIMVFFLCTLSGMEQAYQLLAWRSGRVVGSLDKTRKLAVRPALAVAVTAVLSVAGLLNAAQPPAVRTVEVPIHQLPPSMDSLKIVLLSDIHLGPTVGRTKMEMFVSMVNMLEPDVTVIVGDLCDSEASILRTAVAPLGQLRSRLGTYFVTGNHEYYTSDVSNWFALLESLNVKPLHNENVKISATGAQHGGGDGEDWICLAGVDDIEADILHYSGHGMDLVKALGGCSPDHTTILLAHQPLAAKRALQARPDINLILSGHTHAGQIFPLNVAAYLLNPFFAGLYQVAQTTFVYVSPGTAYYGIPMRLGSRAEITELILKRAP; translated from the coding sequence ATGGCGATCTTCAGGCAGCTGTCCCTGGGGGCAAAGGCTGCCCTGGCTGCAGGCACTGTCTTCGTGTCCATGATTGTGTCCCGCTCCTATCTGGCGGGGAGCCTTGAGCTCAGGGCCTGGCGTTGGCTCTTCCGCCTGCAGCTGGCCCTGTTTGCCAACTCGCTCATGCTCATTGGCTCCCTCTACATCTGGCGTAGCGCAGTCAGCAACCTCAGCCACTCCCCAGCCGCAGAGTCCACCTGTTTTCAGCTTTGGAAGATGGCTGTTGTGGCATTTCTCGCCCTGGCCCATTCCAGTTTCTTCACCATGCTCTTTTTAGTGGCGGAGGAGCCCTATCTCTTTTCCTTGGCAGCCTACTCCTGCCTTGGGGCCTACATCATCATGGTCTTCTTCCTCTGTACCCTCAGTGGCATGGAGCAGGCCTACCAGCTCTTGGCCTGGCGCAGTGGTAGGGTTGTGGGCAGCCTTGACAAGACAAGGAAGCTGGCGGTCAGGCCGGCCCTGGCCGTGGCAGTGACTGCCGTGCTCAGCGTGGCTGGGCTCCTGAATGCCGCTCAGCCTCCAGCTGTGAGAACCGTGGAGGTGCCCATCCATCAGCTGCCTCCCTCAATGGACAGCCTCAAGATCGTGCTCCTCTCAGACATTCACTTGGGCCCCACAGTGGGCAGGACCAAGATGGAGATGTTTGTGAGCATGGTGAACATGCTGGAACCAGACGTCACAGTGATCGTGGGTGACCTCTGTGATTCGGAAGCCTCCATCCTCCGCACAGCTGTGGCTCCTTTGGGCCAGCTCCGCTCCCGCCTCGGCACCTACTTCGTCACGGGGAATCACGAGTACTACACGTCAGATGTCAGCAACTGGTTTGCGCTGCTGGAGTCCCTGAATGTCAAGCCCCTTCACAACGAAAACGTGAAGATTTCTGCCACAGGGGCCCAGCATGGGGGTGGTGACGGGGAGGACTGGATCTGCTTGGCTGGGGTGGACGATATCGAAGCAGACATCCTGCACTACTCCGGCCATGGCATGGATCTCGTCAAGGCCCTGGGGGGCTGCAGCCCAGACCACACCACCATCTTGCTGGCTCACCAGCCACTGGCTGCTAAGAGAGCCCTGCAGGCTCGGCCAGATATTAACCTGATTCTCTCTGGGCACACGCATGCTGGGCAGATCTTCCCCTTGAACGTGGCCGCCTATCTCTTGAACCCCTTCTTTGCTGGCCTCTACCAAGTGGCCCAGACTACATTTGTATATGTCAGCCCAGGCACGGCCTACTATGGGATACCCATGAGACTGGGTAGCCGGGCGGAGATTACAGAGCTTATCCTGAAGCGGGCTCCCTGA